One Deltaproteobacteria bacterium genomic region harbors:
- a CDS encoding DUF177 domain-containing protein: MAGLHIRIQSIDETPRPFQLVSDAAFWEGMRTAFRDREAELVEPFVAEVEAYRLGMRLLFRGRITGTGRFLCSRCGEPIAIAFSEPLELLLEPAQNPASIPEGGIELDAEDLELGRYAGDELDFAPVIQEIVALAWPVQPLCSEDCAGLCPICGAVRSRQVCSCETRQTTRPFAGLGRLLEESGKKVRRGT; the protein is encoded by the coding sequence ATGGCCGGGCTCCACATCCGGATCCAGAGCATCGACGAGACCCCGCGGCCGTTCCAACTCGTCTCCGACGCCGCTTTCTGGGAGGGCATGCGCACGGCCTTCCGGGACCGCGAGGCCGAGCTGGTCGAGCCGTTCGTGGCCGAGGTCGAGGCCTACCGCCTGGGAATGCGGCTGCTCTTTCGCGGCAGGATCACAGGCACCGGGCGGTTTCTCTGCTCCCGCTGCGGCGAGCCGATCGCGATCGCGTTCTCGGAGCCGCTGGAACTCCTGCTCGAGCCCGCGCAGAATCCCGCGTCGATTCCAGAGGGTGGAATCGAGCTGGACGCGGAGGACCTGGAGCTCGGGCGATATGCGGGTGACGAGCTAGACTTCGCCCCCGTCATTCAGGAGATCGTGGCGCTCGCCTGGCCGGTGCAGCCGCTCTGTTCGGAGGACTGCGCCGGGCTGTGTCCGATCTGCGGAGCAGTGCGGAGTCGGCAGGTCTGCTCGTGCGAGACTCGCCAAACGACTCGGCCCTTCGCCGGCCTTGGCCGGCTGCTCGAGGAATCCGGGAAGAAGGTCCGCAGGGGCACGTAG
- a CDS encoding 50S ribosomal protein L32 produces MAVPKKKMSKSQTRQRRAHDALGEPARSTCSKCGAVKLPHRVCKECGHYRDRQIVEVAAEEEV; encoded by the coding sequence ATGGCCGTACCGAAGAAGAAGATGTCCAAGTCGCAGACCCGCCAGCGGCGCGCACACGACGCGCTCGGCGAGCCCGCGCGCTCGACCTGCTCGAAGTGCGGGGCCGTGAAGCTGCCGCACCGCGTCTGCAAGGAGTGCGGTCACTACCGCGACCGGCAGATCGTCGAGGTCGCGGCGGAGGAAGAGGTTTAG
- the fabD gene encoding ACP S-malonyltransferase, translating to MLAVVFPGQGSQAIGMAMDFVRAHAEARAAIDEADAAFGGGLRQLLESGPESELARTEITQPAILAASIAIWRVVEPRLPCQPLLFAGHSLGEYSALVASGGLPLADAIRLVRRRGALMQEAVPAGEGAMAAVVGLDPAEVARICAEVDGVVAPANFNSPVQTVIAGRHAAVSTACERMTAAGAKRVVALDVSAPFHCELMAPAMEKLAPELEAARFSALRIPVVSNVDAEPYADAATARSRLREQVCAPVRWVDCVKRLMSAGAKLELEVGPGKVLSGLAAKIDRSFARANVEKLEDLDPALARAAEACA from the coding sequence ATGCTGGCCGTCGTCTTCCCGGGGCAAGGGTCACAGGCCATCGGCATGGCGATGGACTTCGTGCGGGCGCACGCCGAGGCGCGCGCCGCCATCGACGAAGCCGACGCGGCCTTCGGCGGCGGGCTGCGCCAGCTGCTCGAGAGCGGGCCGGAATCGGAGCTCGCCCGCACCGAGATCACGCAGCCCGCGATCCTCGCCGCGTCGATCGCGATCTGGCGCGTCGTGGAGCCGCGCCTGCCCTGCCAGCCTCTGCTCTTCGCGGGGCACAGCCTTGGTGAGTATTCGGCGCTGGTCGCTTCGGGCGGGCTTCCGCTGGCGGACGCGATCCGGCTGGTGCGACGGCGCGGGGCGCTGATGCAGGAAGCGGTTCCCGCAGGCGAGGGCGCAATGGCCGCGGTCGTGGGTCTGGACCCGGCCGAGGTCGCGCGGATCTGCGCCGAGGTGGACGGCGTGGTCGCGCCCGCGAACTTCAATTCCCCGGTCCAGACCGTGATCGCGGGCCGACACGCGGCGGTGTCGACGGCCTGCGAGCGAATGACGGCCGCCGGTGCCAAGCGGGTGGTCGCGCTCGACGTCTCGGCGCCATTCCACTGCGAGCTGATGGCGCCCGCGATGGAGAAGCTCGCGCCCGAGCTCGAGGCCGCGCGCTTCTCCGCGCTGCGGATTCCGGTGGTCTCCAACGTCGATGCCGAGCCCTACGCGGACGCGGCGACCGCGCGCTCGAGGCTTCGCGAGCAGGTCTGCGCGCCGGTGCGCTGGGTCGATTGCGTGAAGCGGCTGATGTCCGCCGGTGCGAAGCTCGAACTCGAGGTCGGTCCGGGAAAGGTGCTCTCGGGGCTCGCCGCGAAGATCGACCGCAGCTTCGCGCGCGCGAACGTGGAGAAGCTCGAGGATCTCGATCCGGCGCTCGCGCGCGCTGCTGAGGCCTGCGCATGA
- the fabG gene encoding 3-oxoacyl-ACP reductase FabG, with translation MTDLSLAGRVALVTGGSRGIGRAIASELARAGAIVEFTYVSNPAAAAETEKAIAEAGGRARGSLCDVSNHEAVEALVAKVVQEHDRLDIAVNNAGITRDQLILRMKPEDFDAVLATNLRGAWSVCRAVVRPMMKRRAGRIINLSSVVAEMGNAGQTNYAASKGGLEALTRSLAREIGSRAITVNAVAPGFIETDMTSELSEQVRSALLERIPLGRLGSVAEIAAVVHFLASDAAAYITGQVIHVNGGLD, from the coding sequence ATGACCGATCTCTCGCTCGCCGGCAGGGTCGCGCTCGTGACCGGCGGCTCGCGCGGCATCGGCCGCGCGATCGCGAGCGAGCTCGCGCGCGCCGGCGCGATCGTCGAGTTCACCTACGTTTCGAATCCGGCCGCCGCGGCCGAGACCGAGAAGGCGATCGCCGAGGCAGGCGGCCGCGCCCGCGGGAGCCTCTGCGACGTCTCGAACCACGAGGCCGTCGAGGCGCTCGTGGCGAAGGTCGTGCAGGAGCACGATCGCCTCGACATCGCGGTCAACAACGCGGGCATCACGCGCGATCAGCTGATCCTGCGCATGAAGCCGGAGGACTTCGACGCGGTGCTGGCCACGAATCTGCGCGGCGCGTGGAGCGTGTGTCGCGCGGTGGTGCGGCCGATGATGAAGCGCAGGGCCGGCCGGATCATCAATCTCTCGTCGGTGGTCGCCGAGATGGGCAACGCCGGCCAGACCAACTACGCCGCGAGCAAGGGCGGGCTCGAGGCGCTCACGCGCTCGCTCGCGCGCGAGATCGGCAGCCGTGCGATCACCGTGAACGCGGTGGCTCCGGGCTTCATCGAAACCGACATGACGAGCGAGCTTTCCGAGCAGGTGCGGTCCGCGCTGCTGGAACGCATTCCGCTCGGCCGGCTCGGCTCGGTCGCCGAGATCGCCGCCGTCGTCCACTTCCTGGCGAGTGACGCGGCGGCCTACATCACCGGCCAGGTAATCCACGTGAACGGGGGGCTGGACTGA
- a CDS encoding acyl carrier protein has protein sequence MAVEDKIREIIIEQLGVAAEEVVPEASFIDDLGADSLDIVELVMAIEEEFGLEIPDEDAERMQNIGDAISYVEERTAERDD, from the coding sequence ATGGCGGTCGAGGACAAGATCCGGGAGATCATCATCGAGCAGCTCGGCGTCGCCGCCGAGGAGGTCGTTCCCGAGGCGTCGTTCATCGACGATCTCGGCGCCGACTCGCTCGACATCGTCGAGCTGGTGATGGCGATCGAGGAGGAGTTCGGGCTCGAGATCCCGGACGAGGACGCCGAGCGCATGCAGAACATCGGCGACGCGATCAGCTACGTGGAGGAGCGCACGGCGGAGCGGGACGACTAG
- the fabF gene encoding beta-ketoacyl-ACP synthase II — MNRVVITGMGTLNPLGNDVPTSWSALLKGVSGIRPLEGFQVDDLAVRFGGQIRGFDPESVLEKKDARRYDPFLQFSMAAAVEAMTDSGWVVPPERCERTGVLIGSGIAGLATMLEDCETLVTRGPRRVSPFFVPYTIANMASGIVSMRYGARGPNTCVVTACTTGTHAIGDAFRIIQRGEADVMIAGGVEAPVNRLGLAGFASMRALSTRNDDPQRASRPFDRGRDGFVIAEAAGVVVLESLAHALARGARIHAEVVGYGMSGDANHMTAPPEDGIGAQLSMRAALRDAGLRPEDVAYVNAHGTSTELNDKIESHAIRQVFGAHAAKLAVSSTKSMTGHALGGAGGIEAIFCALTVAQGKIPPTINYTDPDPECDLDYVPNVMREAPVRVAISNSFGFGGTNGTLAIARWDAEP, encoded by the coding sequence CTGAACCGCGTGGTGATCACGGGGATGGGAACGCTGAATCCGCTCGGAAACGACGTTCCGACCAGCTGGAGCGCGCTTCTGAAGGGCGTATCCGGCATCCGCCCGCTCGAGGGCTTCCAGGTCGACGACCTGGCCGTCCGCTTCGGCGGGCAGATCCGCGGCTTCGATCCCGAGAGCGTGCTCGAGAAGAAGGACGCGCGCCGATACGACCCGTTCCTGCAGTTCTCGATGGCGGCCGCCGTCGAGGCGATGACCGACTCGGGCTGGGTGGTGCCACCCGAGCGCTGCGAGCGGACCGGCGTGCTGATCGGCTCGGGAATCGCGGGGCTCGCGACCATGCTCGAGGACTGCGAGACGCTGGTGACGCGCGGCCCGCGCCGGGTCTCGCCGTTCTTCGTGCCCTACACGATCGCGAACATGGCCTCGGGCATCGTCTCGATGCGCTACGGCGCGCGCGGCCCGAACACATGCGTGGTCACGGCCTGCACCACGGGCACGCACGCGATCGGCGACGCCTTCCGGATCATCCAGCGCGGCGAGGCGGACGTGATGATCGCGGGCGGCGTCGAGGCGCCGGTGAATCGGCTCGGACTCGCGGGCTTCGCGAGCATGCGCGCGCTCTCGACACGAAACGACGATCCGCAGCGCGCCAGCCGCCCGTTCGACCGCGGCCGGGACGGCTTCGTGATCGCCGAGGCGGCGGGCGTCGTCGTGCTCGAGAGCCTTGCGCACGCGCTCGCGCGCGGCGCGCGGATCCACGCCGAGGTCGTCGGCTACGGAATGTCCGGAGACGCGAACCACATGACCGCGCCGCCCGAAGACGGGATCGGCGCGCAGCTCTCGATGCGAGCGGCGCTTCGCGACGCGGGGCTTCGGCCCGAGGACGTCGCGTACGTGAACGCGCACGGCACCAGCACCGAGCTGAACGACAAGATCGAGAGCCACGCGATCCGGCAGGTCTTCGGAGCTCACGCGGCAAAGCTCGCGGTATCCTCGACGAAGTCGATGACCGGACACGCGCTCGGAGGAGCAGGCGGAATCGAGGCGATCTTCTGCGCGCTGACCGTGGCGCAGGGCAAGATCCCGCCGACGATCAACTACACCGACCCCGACCCCGAGTGCGATCTCGACTACGTGCCCAACGTCATGCGCGAGGCTCCGGTGCGCGTGGCGATCTCGAACTCGTTCGGCTTCGGCGGGACGAACGGCACGCTCGCGATCGCGCGCTGGGACGCGGAGCCGTAG
- a CDS encoding serine hydroxymethyltransferase yields MKLLHSDPEIAAVIAREVERQQSGIELIASENFTSPAVLEAMGTALTNKYAEGYPGKRYYGGCEFVDEAESIAIERAKRLFGSEHANVQPHSGSNANMAAYFALLEPGDRILGMELSHGGHLTHGSPVNFSGRFFEFVRYGVVGADQRIDYDQVRRLAREHRPKLIQTGYSAYSRTIDFAAFGAIAREVGAVLFADIAHIAGLVAAGVHPSPVGHAGVVATTTHKTLRGPRGGMVLCDRGHAEAIDKAVFPQTQGGPLEHVIAAKAVAFAEALRPEFKDYAAQIVRNAQALAEALLARGFTLVSGGTDNHLFVIDFSERNITGKKAQDALDRAGITTSKSTVPGEKRSPWITSGLRVGTPAVTTRGMREPEMREIGGWIADVLERPEDEALAARILGRVAELGRRFPLPYQPPA; encoded by the coding sequence GTGAAGCTTCTGCATTCGGATCCGGAGATCGCCGCGGTGATCGCGCGCGAGGTGGAGCGCCAGCAGTCGGGGATCGAGCTGATCGCGAGCGAGAACTTCACCTCGCCCGCGGTGCTCGAGGCGATGGGCACCGCGCTCACCAACAAGTACGCCGAGGGCTACCCGGGCAAGCGCTACTACGGCGGCTGCGAGTTCGTGGACGAGGCCGAGTCGATCGCGATCGAGCGCGCCAAGCGCCTGTTCGGATCCGAGCACGCGAACGTCCAGCCGCACTCCGGCTCGAACGCGAACATGGCGGCGTACTTCGCGCTGCTCGAGCCCGGCGACCGGATCCTGGGCATGGAGCTCTCGCACGGCGGGCACCTCACGCACGGCTCGCCGGTGAACTTCTCGGGCCGCTTCTTCGAGTTCGTGCGCTACGGCGTCGTGGGCGCGGACCAGCGCATCGACTACGACCAGGTGCGGCGGCTCGCGCGCGAGCACCGGCCCAAGCTGATCCAGACCGGCTACAGCGCCTACTCGCGCACGATCGACTTCGCGGCCTTCGGCGCGATCGCGCGCGAGGTCGGCGCGGTGCTCTTCGCGGACATCGCGCACATCGCGGGGCTGGTCGCGGCGGGCGTGCACCCCTCGCCGGTCGGACACGCCGGGGTCGTCGCGACGACCACGCACAAGACGCTTCGCGGCCCGCGTGGCGGCATGGTCCTGTGCGATCGCGGCCATGCCGAGGCGATCGACAAGGCCGTCTTCCCGCAGACGCAGGGCGGCCCGCTCGAGCACGTGATCGCGGCCAAGGCGGTGGCCTTCGCCGAGGCGCTGCGCCCGGAGTTCAAGGACTACGCCGCGCAGATCGTGCGCAATGCGCAGGCGCTCGCCGAAGCGCTGCTCGCGCGCGGCTTCACGCTGGTCTCGGGCGGCACCGACAACCATCTCTTCGTGATCGACTTCAGCGAGCGCAACATCACCGGCAAGAAGGCGCAGGACGCGCTGGACCGCGCGGGCATCACGACCTCGAAGAGCACGGTGCCGGGCGAGAAGCGCTCGCCCTGGATCACCAGCGGCCTCCGGGTCGGCACGCCCGCGGTCACCACGCGAGGCATGCGCGAGCCGGAGATGCGCGAGATCGGCGGCTGGATCGCCGACGTGCTCGAGCGGCCCGAGGACGAGGCGCTCGCCGCGCGGATCCTCGGGCGCGTGGCGGAGCTCGGGCGGCGCTTCCCGCTGCCGTACCAGCCGCCGGCCTGA
- the nrdR gene encoding transcriptional repressor NrdR: MRCPFCDHPDTKVIDARNQRDTPVKRRRRECSECQRRFTTYERIEDLLPMVVKTDGRRELFDRLKIITGMQKACQKRPVSADAIEQAVVRIERFVLDSGEREIPSTKIGDEVQAELRVLDPVAWLRFMSVYLNFRTIEDFRRAMGELNPEDGN; the protein is encoded by the coding sequence ATGCGTTGCCCGTTCTGTGATCACCCCGACACCAAGGTGATCGACGCCCGGAACCAGCGCGACACGCCGGTGAAGCGGCGCCGCCGCGAGTGCTCCGAGTGCCAGCGCCGCTTCACGACCTACGAGCGCATCGAGGATCTGCTGCCGATGGTGGTGAAGACCGATGGCCGCCGCGAGCTCTTCGACCGCCTGAAGATCATCACGGGAATGCAGAAGGCGTGTCAGAAGCGGCCCGTCTCGGCCGACGCGATCGAGCAGGCGGTGGTCCGGATCGAGCGTTTCGTGCTCGATTCGGGCGAGCGCGAGATCCCGAGCACGAAGATCGGCGACGAGGTGCAGGCGGAGCTGCGCGTGCTCGACCCGGTGGCCTGGCTGCGCTTCATGTCGGTGTACCTGAACTTCCGCACCATCGAGGACTTCCGCAGGGCGATGGGCGAGCTCAATCCCGAGGACGGCAATTAG
- the ribD gene encoding bifunctional diaminohydroxyphosphoribosylaminopyrimidine deaminase/5-amino-6-(5-phosphoribosylamino)uracil reductase RibD, whose protein sequence is MREALAVAARARLRTAPNPTVGALVVRGGRVIARGATRGLEAHAEAIALARAGSAARGATLYVTLEPCAHWGRTPPCVEAVIAARPRRVVIGLVDPDPRTRGASIRALARAGIDVSAGVLADACARHHEGFVSRVLRGRPFTSLKLAASLDGRIATASGESRWISSGASRALVQRLRARTDAIVVGSETLLADDPELAARRAGGVVHRPLRVVVDSRLRTPPQARILDVERPESAWILCARDAPARRRARLERAGARTIDVRRSGGHLDLGAAWRELGRLGVNECLVEGGGGLAAALLRAGLVDRMHFFLAPLLIGADGRAVLAGLGVGRLSEALRPKRFSARRVGPDLYCLAEW, encoded by the coding sequence ATGCGCGAGGCGCTCGCGGTCGCCGCGCGCGCGCGCCTGCGAACCGCGCCCAATCCGACGGTAGGGGCGCTCGTGGTCCGGGGCGGCCGCGTGATCGCGCGGGGCGCGACGCGGGGCCTCGAGGCGCATGCGGAGGCGATCGCGCTCGCCCGCGCAGGCTCCGCCGCGCGCGGCGCCACGCTCTACGTCACGCTCGAGCCGTGCGCGCACTGGGGGCGCACACCGCCGTGTGTCGAGGCCGTGATCGCGGCACGCCCCAGGCGAGTCGTGATCGGGCTGGTCGATCCCGATCCGCGCACGCGCGGCGCGAGCATCCGGGCGCTGGCGCGCGCCGGAATCGACGTGAGCGCCGGCGTACTCGCCGACGCGTGCGCGCGCCACCACGAGGGCTTCGTCTCGCGCGTGCTTCGCGGCCGACCCTTCACGAGCCTGAAGCTCGCCGCGAGCCTGGACGGTCGGATCGCGACCGCGAGCGGCGAGTCGCGCTGGATCAGCTCCGGGGCCTCGCGCGCCCTCGTGCAGCGCCTGCGCGCGCGCACCGACGCGATCGTGGTCGGCTCGGAAACACTCCTGGCCGACGACCCGGAGCTCGCCGCGCGGCGGGCAGGGGGCGTGGTCCACCGCCCGCTTCGGGTGGTCGTCGACTCGCGCCTTCGCACGCCGCCGCAGGCGCGCATCTTGGACGTGGAGCGGCCGGAGAGCGCCTGGATCCTCTGCGCTCGCGATGCGCCGGCTCGCCGGCGCGCACGGCTCGAACGCGCCGGAGCACGTACGATCGACGTGCGCCGGAGCGGCGGCCACCTCGACCTCGGTGCTGCCTGGCGGGAGCTCGGCCGGCTCGGCGTGAACGAGTGCCTGGTCGAGGGCGGCGGAGGACTCGCGGCCGCGCTGCTTCGCGCCGGGCTGGTCGACCGTATGCATTTCTTTCTCGCTCCGTTACTTATTGGGGCCGACGGCCGCGCGGTGCTGGCCGGCCTGGGGGTCGGCCGGCTCTCCGAGGCGCTGCGCCCGAAGCGCTTCAGCGCGCGCCGAGTCGGGCCGGATCTCTACTGCCTCGCGGAGTGGTAG
- a CDS encoding 6,7-dimethyl-8-ribityllumazine synthase, which translates to MQTLETRLDGRGVRVGVIVARFNHLITLRLLEGCLARLAELGSDGVDVLWVPGAFEIPWTAQRAARSGRYDALVAIGVVVRGDTPHFEYVCQGVTDGVGRVALSENVPIAFCVLTTETVEQALVRAVKPGEAGCNKGAEAAEVAVELVSLGRALGGRS; encoded by the coding sequence ATGCAAACGCTCGAGACACGCCTGGATGGACGCGGCGTCCGCGTCGGCGTGATCGTCGCGCGCTTCAACCACCTGATCACCTTGCGCCTGCTCGAGGGCTGCCTGGCGCGGCTCGCCGAGCTCGGCAGCGATGGCGTCGACGTGCTCTGGGTGCCCGGCGCGTTCGAGATCCCATGGACCGCGCAGCGCGCCGCGCGCAGCGGACGCTACGACGCTCTGGTTGCGATCGGCGTGGTCGTGAGGGGCGACACACCCCATTTCGAGTACGTCTGCCAGGGTGTGACCGACGGCGTCGGCCGGGTCGCGCTCTCCGAGAACGTGCCGATCGCGTTCTGCGTCCTCACCACCGAGACGGTCGAGCAGGCGCTCGTGCGCGCGGTGAAGCCCGGCGAAGCCGGCTGCAACAAGGGCGCGGAAGCGGCCGAGGTCGCGGTCGAGCTGGTGAGCCTGGGTCGAGCGCTGGGCGGAAGGAGCTAG
- the nusB gene encoding transcription antitermination factor NusB: MGTHGPRRMAREAALQVLFAADHVHPELEVEAARSAFEEVCEEFKLPRRTHVRALELAVGVARNRKDIDLAIGRASENWKVERLAAVDRAVLRIATYELLHEPETPPEVVIDEAVEIARRFGGERSPAFVNGVLDVIARQVHGARESRA, translated from the coding sequence GTGGGCACGCACGGTCCGCGGCGCATGGCGCGCGAGGCAGCCCTGCAGGTGCTCTTCGCGGCCGACCACGTCCACCCGGAGCTCGAAGTCGAGGCCGCGCGAAGCGCGTTCGAGGAGGTCTGCGAGGAGTTCAAGCTGCCGCGTCGCACGCACGTGCGCGCGCTCGAGCTGGCCGTCGGCGTCGCGCGCAACCGAAAGGACATCGACCTGGCGATCGGCCGCGCGAGCGAGAATTGGAAGGTCGAGCGCCTGGCCGCCGTCGACCGCGCCGTGCTGCGCATCGCGACCTACGAGCTGCTCCACGAGCCCGAGACTCCGCCGGAGGTCGTGATCGACGAGGCGGTCGAGATCGCGCGCCGCTTCGGCGGCGAGCGCTCGCCGGCGTTCGTGAACGGCGTGCTCGACGTGATCGCGCGGCAGGTTCACGGCGCGCGAGAGTCGCGCGCGTGA
- a CDS encoding DUF4388 domain-containing protein, with translation MSLAGNLSDLSLPELLQVIAMSRKTGALEICSERGGVAWLGVRSGSIVRVALGSGDLEREPILKRAGLAQDAPSDLVEAALWEAAVHATLRIFEWTDGDFTFEPLADPTLSWRGPAGVILRSPLSSDFLALEGARLEDESSSAAASARELERATPPEAVCSPVSAPTARPSSLICVDAELPVLERLKRGLQSDGTRIHIFQSAADALKRFKQYLASGETPALIVGSMIDDPFEAHRGLGWRRFAGRVLGIAPRARVIIVARSGERVAAPGFAVVARPAPQGASERDQQRFLEEVESALTGRA, from the coding sequence ATGAGCCTTGCCGGGAATCTCTCCGATCTGAGCCTGCCCGAGCTGCTGCAGGTGATCGCCATGTCTCGCAAGACAGGGGCGCTGGAGATTTGCTCCGAGCGCGGCGGCGTGGCGTGGCTGGGCGTGCGCTCCGGCAGCATCGTGCGGGTGGCGCTCGGCTCGGGGGATCTCGAGCGCGAGCCCATCCTGAAGCGAGCCGGTCTGGCGCAGGATGCGCCTTCGGATCTCGTGGAGGCGGCGCTCTGGGAGGCGGCCGTCCACGCGACCCTGCGCATCTTCGAATGGACCGATGGTGACTTCACGTTCGAGCCGCTCGCCGACCCCACGCTTTCGTGGCGCGGGCCGGCGGGCGTGATCCTGCGCAGCCCCCTCTCCTCCGATTTCCTCGCGCTCGAGGGCGCGAGGCTCGAGGACGAGAGCTCGAGCGCAGCGGCGAGCGCACGCGAGCTCGAGCGCGCGACACCTCCCGAGGCGGTCTGCTCGCCGGTCTCGGCGCCGACTGCGCGCCCGTCCTCGCTGATCTGTGTCGATGCCGAGCTTCCCGTGCTCGAACGCCTGAAGCGCGGCCTGCAATCCGACGGCACGCGCATCCACATCTTTCAGAGCGCGGCGGACGCGCTGAAGCGCTTCAAGCAGTATCTCGCCAGCGGAGAGACGCCCGCTCTGATCGTCGGAAGCATGATCGACGATCCGTTCGAGGCGCACCGAGGGCTGGGCTGGCGGCGCTTCGCCGGACGGGTGCTCGGCATCGCCCCGCGGGCGCGCGTGATCATCGTCGCGCGGTCGGGCGAGCGCGTCGCTGCGCCCGGCTTTGCGGTCGTGGCCCGCCCCGCTCCCCAGGGTGCCAGCGAGCGCGACCAGCAGAGGTTCCTGGAGGAAGTCGAGAGCGCGCTCACCGGCCGTGCGTAA